A region from the Riemerella anatipestifer genome encodes:
- a CDS encoding arsenate reductase family protein, with amino-acid sequence MIKLYHNNRCSKSRGALELLNSTNENVEVFDLLKDSLTEEHLEEILSFLEMKPSELIRKKDTFFKENYEDKSYTEDEYLEIMLNNPRLIERPILVKGEKAIIGRPIELITDFLKK; translated from the coding sequence ATGATAAAATTATACCATAATAACAGATGTTCTAAGTCAAGAGGGGCTTTAGAACTGCTAAACTCTACTAATGAGAATGTGGAAGTGTTTGACCTCCTTAAGGATTCTTTAACTGAGGAACATTTAGAAGAAATACTTTCATTTTTAGAAATGAAGCCGTCTGAACTTATCCGAAAGAAAGACACATTCTTTAAAGAAAATTATGAAGATAAAAGCTATACAGAGGACGAATATTTAGAAATAATGCTAAATAATCCTCGTCTGATAGAACGCCCAATATTGGTTAAAGGAGAAAAAGCCATTATAGGCAGGCCAATAGAACTCATCACTGATTTTTTGAAAAAATAA
- a CDS encoding Ig-like domain-containing protein, whose translation MRHFYIIILSILSVNIFSQNSNKIFVSDIDRFWVAYDSIRSTNDYQKKLDFINEIYIKKGTKGLHAFMKARDYNDTLYVKLIDEYPRFWASIKPNTLEIKNKIAQLNSAVENLKKLYPKLKNAEMYFAIGGLRSGGTITDNMVLVGAEIATGNSAIDTSEFKDNWLKNIFVKQSLDNIVYINIHEYIHTQQNGYGKNVLSKSIAEGACDFISELVLGKPVQTQYMAYGKLNEKEIKKQFKKEMFSENIANWLYNGSQKGEKADLGYYIGYEICKSYYNNSADKSRAIEDIIELNYSNDVAIEDFLFKSKFFKGKINKGKIIKEYRKNQPYIVKIEPFENKTENVNSNLKELKITFSKEMNTKKISIRYSEKGKDYFPITKVKGYENNDKTLVLILDLKPSREYEFIITNDSFVSKDGYALIEEKYLVKFKTK comes from the coding sequence ATGAGACATTTTTATATCATCATTCTTTCTATTTTGTCTGTAAATATTTTTTCTCAAAATAGTAATAAGATATTTGTATCAGATATAGACCGTTTTTGGGTTGCCTATGATAGCATAAGGAGTACAAATGACTATCAGAAAAAGTTAGATTTCATCAATGAAATATACATTAAAAAGGGTACAAAAGGGCTTCATGCATTTATGAAAGCTAGGGATTATAATGATACTTTGTATGTAAAGCTTATAGATGAGTATCCTAGATTTTGGGCTTCAATAAAACCAAATACTTTAGAAATAAAAAATAAAATAGCTCAACTTAATTCTGCGGTAGAAAACCTTAAAAAACTTTATCCAAAATTAAAAAATGCTGAAATGTATTTTGCTATTGGAGGTTTGCGTTCAGGAGGAACAATAACGGACAATATGGTTTTGGTGGGAGCAGAAATTGCGACAGGAAATTCGGCTATTGATACAAGTGAATTTAAAGACAATTGGTTAAAAAATATTTTTGTTAAGCAATCCTTGGATAATATTGTTTACATAAATATTCACGAGTATATCCATACACAGCAAAATGGTTATGGAAAAAATGTCTTAAGTAAGTCTATTGCGGAAGGAGCTTGTGATTTTATATCAGAATTGGTACTTGGGAAGCCAGTACAGACCCAATATATGGCTTACGGAAAACTTAATGAGAAAGAAATCAAAAAACAGTTTAAGAAGGAAATGTTTTCTGAAAACATTGCAAATTGGTTATATAATGGTTCCCAAAAAGGAGAGAAAGCCGATTTAGGTTATTATATAGGTTATGAGATATGCAAATCTTATTATAATAATTCGGCTGATAAATCAAGGGCTATAGAGGATATTATTGAGTTAAATTATAGTAATGATGTCGCTATTGAAGATTTTTTATTCAAATCTAAATTTTTCAAGGGAAAAATCAATAAGGGGAAAATTATTAAAGAATACAGAAAAAATCAACCATATATTGTTAAAATAGAGCCTTTTGAGAATAAAACGGAAAATGTAAATTCTAATTTAAAGGAGTTGAAAATTACCTTTTCAAAGGAAATGAATACTAAGAAAATTTCTATTAGATATTCAGAAAAAGGAAAAGATTATTTTCCAATAACAAAGGTTAAGGGATACGAAAATAATGATAAAACCTTGGTTTTAATACTTGATTTGAAACCGAGTAGGGAATATGAGTTTATAATTACTAATGATAGCTTTGTTTCAAAGGATGGTTATGCACTGATAGAGGAGAAGTATCTTGTTAAATTTAAAACCAAATGA
- the cdd gene encoding cytidine deaminase yields MKMEKSLHISFEVFESIETLNDTEKKLYEAAKAVREKAYAPYSNFLVGCAILLENGEIVTGSNQENAAYPSGLCAERTTIYWASANYPSVKMKKLFVIGAPKDSISSIAIPPCGACRQSILEYEALQEESIEIYFASVSGEIYKTKCIRDLLPFSFDKSFL; encoded by the coding sequence ATGAAAATGGAAAAATCACTTCATATTTCATTTGAAGTCTTTGAAAGTATTGAGACTTTAAATGATACAGAAAAAAAACTATACGAAGCCGCTAAAGCAGTTAGAGAAAAGGCTTATGCACCTTATTCTAACTTTTTGGTAGGCTGTGCTATTCTTTTAGAAAATGGGGAAATTGTAACGGGGAGCAACCAAGAAAATGCAGCTTACCCGTCAGGGTTGTGTGCGGAGAGAACTACCATTTATTGGGCATCTGCCAATTATCCAAGTGTTAAAATGAAGAAGTTATTTGTAATTGGTGCACCAAAAGATAGTATTTCATCAATAGCAATTCCTCCGTGTGGAGCCTGTAGGCAGAGTATTTTGGAGTATGAAGCACTTCAAGAAGAATCTATAGAAATTTATTTTGCTTCCGTTTCTGGCGAAATCTATAAGACGAAATGCATAAGGGATTTACTGCCGTTTTCTTTTGATAAATCATTTTTATAA
- a CDS encoding glycosyltransferase family 2 protein, with amino-acid sequence MKLAIAILNWNGKHWLKRFLPNVIKHSQGADIWVIDNASTDDSVVFLERNFPEVKVVKNLKNNGFAGGYNEGLKAIKADIFCLLNSDVEVSSGWLEPVLELFKSDESIVAVQPKILDFNNEKYFEFAGAGGGMIDNLGYPYCRGRIFDTLEKDEGQYDDVCEIHWASGCCLFIRSENFFSIGGFDERFFAHQEEIDLCWRLRNLGKKIYYTGLSRVYHVGGGTLNKQSPYKTYLNIRNNLSMLLKNLPVYLLWIIFVRLCLDGVAGLYFGVKNGFPHLWAVVRAHFGFYAQAYGTWRRRDKNQLSKYYQSKWLIFKYFLFNQTKV; translated from the coding sequence ATGAAATTAGCAATAGCAATACTTAATTGGAACGGAAAGCATTGGCTTAAAAGATTTTTGCCTAATGTAATTAAGCATTCTCAAGGAGCAGATATTTGGGTGATAGATAATGCTTCCACAGATGATTCTGTTGTTTTTTTAGAGCGAAACTTTCCAGAGGTTAAAGTGGTTAAAAACTTAAAAAATAACGGCTTTGCAGGTGGATATAATGAAGGTTTAAAGGCTATAAAGGCAGATATTTTTTGTCTTTTAAACTCTGATGTAGAGGTGAGTTCTGGTTGGTTAGAGCCTGTTTTAGAACTATTCAAATCAGATGAGAGTATCGTAGCTGTACAGCCTAAAATATTAGATTTTAATAACGAAAAGTATTTTGAATTTGCAGGAGCGGGTGGCGGAATGATAGACAATCTAGGTTATCCTTACTGTAGAGGTCGGATTTTTGATACGCTGGAGAAAGATGAAGGGCAATATGATGATGTATGCGAGATACATTGGGCTTCGGGGTGTTGCTTATTTATTAGAAGTGAAAATTTTTTCAGCATTGGCGGTTTTGACGAGCGTTTTTTTGCCCATCAAGAAGAGATAGACCTTTGTTGGCGATTGAGGAATTTAGGAAAGAAAATCTACTATACAGGACTTTCTAGAGTTTATCATGTGGGAGGTGGTACTCTTAATAAACAAAGTCCTTATAAAACTTATCTTAATATAAGGAATAATCTTTCTATGTTGCTTAAAAATCTACCTGTCTATCTGTTGTGGATTATTTTCGTTCGGTTGTGTTTAGATGGTGTGGCAGGGCTTTATTTTGGGGTTAAAAACGGTTTTCCTCATCTTTGGGCAGTGGTAAGGGCTCATTTTGGTTTCTATGCTCAAGCGTACGGAACTTGGCGTAGGAGAGATAAAAATCAACTTAGCAAATATTATCAGTCCAAGTGGCTAATATTCAAATATTTTTTGTTCAACCAGACTAAGGTTTAG
- the pncA gene encoding bifunctional nicotinamidase/pyrazinamidase, producing the protein MKKALIVVDVQNDFCEGGALAVPNANEIIPYINLLIEENQYDKIIFTQDWHPANHKSFASNNGKKVGETISLNGVPQFMWPDHCVENSFGAEFHKDLDTSKVDYIVKKGKNSEIDSYSAFQDNNHFMKTGLADYLKENDIQLVEIVGLALDYCVKYTCLDAVKEGFLTCLHFNGTRAVNVKPENGRDAIYEMLENGVTILG; encoded by the coding sequence ATGAAAAAAGCACTTATTGTAGTAGATGTTCAGAATGATTTCTGCGAAGGAGGAGCTTTAGCTGTACCAAACGCTAATGAAATTATCCCTTACATCAACCTTTTAATCGAGGAAAACCAATATGATAAAATAATTTTCACACAAGATTGGCACCCTGCAAATCACAAATCATTTGCTTCTAATAATGGTAAAAAAGTAGGTGAAACCATATCACTGAACGGCGTACCACAATTTATGTGGCCAGACCATTGTGTAGAAAATTCTTTTGGTGCAGAATTCCATAAAGACCTAGATACTAGCAAAGTAGATTATATTGTAAAAAAAGGTAAAAACTCTGAAATAGATAGTTATAGTGCTTTTCAGGACAATAATCATTTTATGAAAACAGGGCTAGCCGATTATCTTAAAGAAAACGATATACAATTAGTAGAAATTGTTGGCTTAGCACTAGATTATTGCGTTAAATATACTTGTTTAGATGCTGTTAAAGAAGGATTCTTAACCTGTTTACACTTTAATGGTACTCGTGCTGTAAATGTAAAACCTGAAAACGGAAGAGATGCCATCTACGAAATGTTAGAAAATGGTGTTACCATTTTAGGTTAA
- a CDS encoding helix-turn-helix domain-containing protein: MSLNERISKVIAYSELTASDFADEIEVQRSSISHITSGRNKPSLDFIIKIKDRFPEIEWDWLINGEGEMLKTDKPSENDSREQSTSTLPDLFSFEGNFISEEKKQVFPNPRESHKTEVDKETESIKESQPLEKKVENSGSEKIINIEKEPSTPKVKRVVLFFDNGKFESYEM; encoded by the coding sequence ATGAGTTTAAATGAAAGAATATCCAAAGTTATAGCTTATTCGGAACTTACCGCCTCTGATTTTGCTGACGAAATAGAAGTACAGCGTTCTAGTATTTCTCACATCACTTCAGGGAGAAACAAACCCTCTCTTGACTTTATTATAAAAATAAAAGACCGATTTCCAGAAATTGAATGGGATTGGCTCATCAATGGAGAAGGTGAAATGCTAAAAACCGATAAGCCCTCTGAGAATGATAGTAGAGAACAGTCCACCTCTACCCTCCCCGATTTATTTAGTTTTGAAGGTAATTTTATAAGTGAAGAAAAAAAACAAGTTTTTCCTAACCCACGAGAATCTCATAAAACGGAAGTAGATAAAGAAACTGAATCTATAAAAGAATCTCAGCCATTAGAGAAAAAAGTAGAAAATTCAGGCTCCGAAAAGATTATTAACATTGAAAAAGAACCTAGCACTCCAAAAGTTAAAAGAGTGGTTTTATTTTTTGATAATGGAAAGTTTGAGAGTTACGAAATGTAA
- a CDS encoding helix-hairpin-helix domain-containing protein has product MKKPFSRLEFSMIKKQVLGWSIIAVLLLGIQIFFYFYKKQKEEQPLPELTFTTSVEHQNREKLNLTPFNPNKLSLQDWQNLGFSERQSETILKYKDLLGGSFSSKEELSKCYVISAEKFSELSEFIMLPDKVAKSYDSSSRQSFYKSKITVNKPFNPDLYSVSDWVKLGFSEKQAQSFIKYKNYLGGSFISKEKLRDCYTLSPENYAIIAPYVLLPNRVNPSIPNDIREKEESVLYQPFDPNDLDLVGWQKLGFSEKQAAVIVNYKQKILKGRFKTADDVKKCFVISDEKFQALSPYIRIKNEEPSVVETTKPQIKTNFASVDLNEISYEQLVEFGFTPKAAKSYISFRGLLGGFANKKQILETYYIDPDLTQKLIETANLNTSKVKKYSLSNAPEEWLKKHPYFKYHADKIIFYRLTTPNDKKIIKFINPKPEYLEKMTWYMAE; this is encoded by the coding sequence ATGAAAAAGCCATTCTCTAGACTGGAGTTCAGTATGATAAAAAAGCAAGTGCTGGGGTGGTCTATTATAGCAGTGTTGCTTTTAGGAATTCAGATATTTTTTTACTTTTATAAAAAACAAAAAGAAGAGCAACCATTACCTGAGCTAACTTTTACCACCTCGGTAGAACACCAAAATAGAGAAAAATTAAATCTTACTCCATTTAATCCTAACAAGCTAAGTTTACAAGATTGGCAAAATTTAGGGTTTTCTGAACGACAATCCGAAACTATCCTAAAGTATAAAGATTTGTTGGGAGGCTCTTTTTCGTCTAAAGAAGAATTGTCTAAATGCTATGTAATATCGGCAGAAAAATTTAGCGAATTGTCAGAATTTATAATGCTTCCTGATAAAGTGGCTAAGTCTTATGACAGTTCATCTCGTCAATCGTTTTATAAGTCTAAAATTACGGTAAATAAGCCTTTTAATCCAGACTTATACTCCGTTTCGGATTGGGTAAAGCTCGGCTTTTCAGAAAAGCAGGCTCAATCTTTTATTAAGTATAAAAATTATTTGGGCGGAAGTTTTATTAGCAAAGAAAAACTAAGGGATTGCTATACCTTAAGTCCTGAAAATTACGCCATTATAGCACCGTATGTTCTCCTTCCAAATAGAGTAAACCCTAGCATACCCAACGATATTAGAGAGAAAGAAGAAAGTGTTTTATATCAGCCTTTTGACCCTAATGATTTAGATTTAGTAGGTTGGCAAAAGCTTGGTTTCTCGGAGAAACAAGCCGCCGTTATTGTAAACTATAAGCAGAAAATACTCAAAGGAAGATTTAAAACAGCAGACGATGTTAAGAAATGTTTTGTGATTTCTGATGAAAAATTCCAAGCATTAAGTCCTTATATTAGAATTAAAAATGAGGAACCTTCGGTAGTAGAAACTACAAAACCTCAGATAAAGACTAATTTTGCTTCGGTGGACCTTAATGAGATTTCTTATGAGCAGTTAGTGGAGTTTGGTTTTACACCTAAGGCAGCTAAAAGTTATATTTCGTTTAGAGGGCTACTCGGTGGGTTTGCTAACAAAAAGCAAATTCTAGAAACCTATTATATAGACCCTGATTTAACTCAAAAGTTAATAGAAACAGCTAATCTAAATACCTCTAAGGTGAAGAAATATAGTTTGTCTAACGCTCCTGAAGAGTGGCTGAAAAAACATCCTTATTTTAAATATCACGCAGATAAAATCATTTTTTATAGACTTACCACACCCAACGATAAAAAAATCATAAAATTTATCAACCCTAAACCAGAGTATTTAGAAAAAATGACTTGGTATATGGCGGAGTAA
- a CDS encoding MerR family transcriptional regulator yields MKLNLPEKLYYSIGEVAKAFDVNTSLIRYWEKEFPVIKPKKNKKGNRYFTPKDIDNLKMIYHLVKEKGYTLDGARVALATNEKVSETVEIIDRLEFIKSELTKLKDALVDKE; encoded by the coding sequence ATGAAACTTAATCTTCCAGAAAAACTATATTATTCTATAGGTGAAGTTGCCAAAGCGTTTGATGTAAATACATCACTCATAAGGTATTGGGAAAAAGAATTTCCTGTAATAAAGCCTAAAAAAAATAAGAAGGGTAACCGATATTTCACACCTAAGGATATTGATAACCTAAAGATGATTTATCACTTAGTAAAGGAAAAAGGCTACACCTTAGACGGTGCTAGAGTAGCATTGGCTACCAACGAAAAAGTAAGCGAGACAGTAGAAATAATAGACCGACTAGAGTTTATAAAATCAGAACTTACCAAACTTAAAGATGCTTTGGTGGATAAGGAATAG
- a CDS encoding lysophospholipid acyltransferase family protein, producing MLNNILFRTVYIVSKLPLRVLYIFSDLIFVLSYYVVGYRKKVVLENLRKSFPEKSETEIHAICKKFYQNFADYIVETLKTFTVSNNELRVRVQHINQHLFSEALEEQKNIIMLSGHIFNWEWFNALAEVVPQKYCFPVYRKMQSVFWEEKVKLIRGRFGNTALEAKQVVRHILKQPNDGNSVYMFVADQSPYVLDVDYGLEFLNQKTPAFIGYDKLSTKMDLIFIYCEMKKVKRGFYQVNYYRIYPDGERFQPYEVVNKFHKMLETTIKKRPDNWLWSHRRWKYQDAIKTFAKQ from the coding sequence ATGCTAAATAATATCCTTTTTAGAACCGTTTATATCGTCTCTAAACTTCCTTTAAGGGTGCTTTATATTTTCTCTGACCTTATTTTTGTACTAAGCTACTATGTAGTAGGTTACCGAAAAAAAGTGGTATTGGAGAATTTAAGAAAATCTTTCCCTGAGAAGTCCGAAACGGAAATCCATGCAATTTGTAAAAAGTTTTACCAAAACTTTGCAGACTATATTGTAGAAACATTAAAAACCTTTACTGTGTCTAATAATGAATTAAGGGTAAGGGTTCAGCATATCAATCAACATTTGTTTTCGGAGGCGTTAGAAGAACAGAAAAATATTATAATGCTTTCTGGACACATCTTTAATTGGGAATGGTTTAATGCCCTTGCAGAAGTGGTTCCACAAAAATATTGTTTTCCCGTGTACAGAAAAATGCAAAGTGTTTTTTGGGAAGAAAAAGTTAAACTCATTAGAGGTCGTTTTGGTAATACAGCATTAGAAGCTAAGCAAGTGGTAAGGCATATATTGAAGCAGCCTAATGATGGTAATTCGGTGTATATGTTTGTAGCAGACCAGTCGCCTTATGTGTTAGATGTAGATTATGGTTTAGAATTTTTAAATCAAAAAACACCTGCCTTTATTGGGTATGATAAACTTTCTACCAAGATGGATTTAATCTTTATTTATTGCGAAATGAAAAAGGTTAAACGAGGGTTTTATCAAGTTAATTATTATAGAATTTATCCTGATGGAGAACGATTTCAGCCGTACGAAGTGGTTAATAAATTTCATAAAATGCTAGAAACCACTATTAAAAAACGACCAGACAATTGGCTTTGGAGTCATAGACGATGGAAGTATCAAGATGCCATTAAAACTTTTGCTAAACAATAA
- a CDS encoding DUF4230 domain-containing protein has translation MKNIKVIIGFVGGVLVMLLIFFAWKGFTTKKGDEIVSDYYLINNQISKMNKMVVMEQNFSSMQKTTIKSELLGSSLLPSTEKKIITFTKTMAQVSYDLTKMKIEVDSTDKKLIIKELPQPQVRIIPSVEIQSLDDSFFDRFDEKDIKKITQNAKDEAYKRVNQEDLKKQGEKQLMTNLNEIFVLAKALKYEIVDETKMIPLEGY, from the coding sequence TTGAAAAATATTAAAGTTATTATAGGATTTGTAGGGGGCGTTTTAGTAATGCTCCTTATTTTCTTTGCATGGAAGGGTTTTACGACCAAAAAAGGAGATGAAATCGTAAGTGATTATTACCTTATTAACAACCAAATTTCTAAAATGAATAAGATGGTGGTTATGGAACAAAACTTTTCTAGTATGCAGAAAACCACTATTAAATCTGAGCTTTTAGGGAGCAGTCTATTGCCATCTACTGAGAAGAAAATCATCACTTTTACAAAGACTATGGCACAGGTGTCCTATGATTTAACTAAAATGAAGATAGAGGTAGATAGCACTGATAAGAAACTAATTATAAAAGAGTTACCACAGCCACAAGTTAGGATTATACCAAGTGTAGAAATACAATCTTTAGATGACTCTTTTTTTGACCGTTTTGATGAGAAGGACATTAAAAAAATAACTCAAAATGCTAAAGACGAAGCATATAAAAGGGTTAATCAGGAAGATTTAAAGAAACAAGGAGAAAAGCAACTTATGACCAACCTTAACGAAATATTTGTTCTTGCTAAAGCCTTAAAATACGAGATTGTAGATGAAACCAAAATGATTCCTCTTGAGGGATATTAA
- a CDS encoding nucleoside triphosphate pyrophosphohydrolase family protein: MEKIDSLNQVAEFHRTFNAPILDQPQIPSKDRCELRVSLLQEELNELKQAIEDQNIVEIADALCDLQYVLSGAVLEFGLGEKFVELFNEVQRSNMSKACENEQQAEETVAFYKETKGEGAYYEKSGAKYNVHRISDDKVLKNKYYSPADLKSIIEK, from the coding sequence ATGGAAAAAATAGATAGCCTTAATCAAGTAGCAGAGTTTCACAGAACCTTTAATGCGCCTATATTAGACCAACCTCAAATTCCGTCTAAGGATAGATGTGAGTTAAGGGTGAGCCTTTTACAAGAGGAATTAAATGAGTTAAAACAGGCAATAGAAGACCAAAATATAGTAGAGATAGCGGATGCTTTATGTGATTTGCAGTATGTGTTAAGTGGAGCTGTTTTAGAGTTTGGGTTAGGCGAAAAGTTTGTAGAATTATTTAATGAAGTACAAAGGTCTAATATGTCTAAAGCTTGCGAAAACGAACAACAAGCAGAGGAGACAGTAGCTTTCTATAAGGAAACAAAAGGGGAAGGGGCCTATTATGAAAAATCAGGAGCAAAATACAATGTACACAGAATTTCTGATGATAAAGTATTGAAAAACAAATATTACTCTCCAGCAGATTTAAAATCAATAATAGAAAAATAA
- the hisS gene encoding histidine--tRNA ligase: MKPSLAKGTRDFSALEVYRRRYIISVLQKNFELFGFSPLETPSFENLSTLTGKYGEEGDRLIFKILNSGDYLDKISEQDLMEKDHKKLTPRVSDKALRYDLTVPFARFVAMNHGQLVFPYKRYQIQPVWRADRPQKGRFREFYQCDADVVGSESLWQEVELVQLYLKAFTELNLDVKIHINNRKILSGLAIYAGIAEQLVDFTVALDKLDKIGKEGVVEELKSKDIPNEAIEKLEFLFNPLEDNLEYLLTLKERFSDIEIGLKGVEEVEFVIKQCLALGVSPKVLQFDITLARGLDYYTGAIFEVKSNEVQLGSIGGGGRYDNLTEVFGVKNIPGIGISFGLDRIYLVLEELNRFPQEVSRNVQYLFANYGEQEAFQAIDIIQKLRAKGISSELYPEAAKLKKQFTYAEKKGIPYIVFVGEEEIKNKEISIKNLATGEQSSLTLEDFLN, translated from the coding sequence ATGAAACCCAGTTTAGCAAAGGGAACAAGAGATTTTTCGGCATTAGAAGTTTATCGTAGAAGATATATTATTAGTGTTTTACAAAAGAATTTCGAATTATTTGGTTTTTCTCCATTAGAAACGCCTAGTTTTGAAAATCTGTCAACTCTTACAGGGAAATATGGAGAGGAAGGAGATAGGCTTATTTTTAAAATTTTGAATTCTGGAGATTATTTAGATAAAATATCAGAACAAGATTTAATGGAAAAAGACCATAAAAAACTTACTCCTAGAGTGTCTGATAAAGCATTAAGGTATGACCTTACTGTTCCTTTTGCGAGATTTGTGGCTATGAATCACGGTCAGCTTGTATTTCCGTATAAGCGATACCAAATTCAACCTGTATGGCGTGCTGATAGACCACAGAAAGGGCGTTTTAGAGAATTTTATCAGTGCGATGCTGATGTAGTAGGAAGTGAGAGTCTTTGGCAGGAAGTCGAGTTGGTTCAGCTTTATTTAAAAGCTTTTACGGAACTTAATTTAGATGTAAAAATCCATATCAATAATAGAAAAATACTTTCAGGATTAGCCATTTACGCAGGGATAGCAGAACAACTGGTAGATTTTACTGTAGCTTTGGACAAGCTAGATAAAATAGGGAAAGAAGGCGTTGTTGAGGAGCTTAAAAGTAAAGATATACCTAATGAAGCGATAGAAAAATTAGAGTTTCTATTCAACCCATTGGAAGATAATTTAGAATACCTATTAACTCTTAAGGAGCGTTTTTCTGATATAGAAATAGGGTTGAAAGGTGTTGAAGAAGTGGAGTTTGTGATTAAACAATGCCTTGCTTTGGGTGTTTCTCCAAAGGTACTTCAGTTTGATATTACTCTAGCAAGAGGGTTAGATTATTATACAGGAGCTATCTTTGAAGTTAAATCTAATGAGGTACAATTGGGCTCCATTGGTGGTGGTGGTAGATATGATAACCTAACAGAAGTTTTTGGAGTTAAAAATATTCCTGGAATAGGGATTTCTTTTGGTTTAGATAGAATTTATTTAGTTTTAGAAGAGCTAAATCGTTTTCCACAAGAGGTATCTCGAAATGTACAATATCTTTTTGCTAATTATGGCGAGCAGGAGGCTTTTCAAGCTATCGATATTATACAGAAATTGAGAGCTAAAGGTATTTCCTCAGAACTTTATCCAGAAGCTGCTAAGTTGAAAAAACAATTTACTTATGCAGAGAAAAAAGGGATTCCATATATTGTGTTTGTGGGGGAAGAAGAGATTAAAAATAAAGAGATTTCTATTAAAAATCTAGCGACAGGAGAGCAAAGCTCGCTAACTTTAGAGGATTTTTTAAACTAA
- a CDS encoding TlpA family protein disulfide reductase, translating to MIKKLALSTVLLLGMASCGVVEKTVVNRQVESEQYGKVLLGKQTLSQFQQEPFKTWYDEEYANYETDKNTIALLKKSKELNKYSLIVFVGSWCEDSHREFPRLIKILKEVGYPLSKMKIIALSKRMESPESEELDYHVKKVPTIVVERYGREVGRIVETPSTGFLEQDLYNLVKKK from the coding sequence ATGATAAAAAAACTTGCTCTAAGTACCGTATTGTTACTGGGGATGGCTTCTTGTGGAGTGGTTGAGAAAACAGTTGTTAATCGTCAAGTAGAGTCCGAACAGTATGGAAAAGTTTTATTAGGAAAGCAAACGCTTAGTCAGTTTCAGCAAGAGCCGTTTAAAACATGGTATGATGAGGAGTATGCCAACTACGAAACAGATAAAAATACTATAGCACTACTTAAAAAAAGCAAAGAGCTTAATAAATACAGTCTTATCGTTTTTGTAGGCTCTTGGTGTGAGGATAGCCATAGAGAGTTTCCTAGGCTGATTAAAATATTAAAAGAGGTAGGTTATCCGTTGTCTAAAATGAAAATAATAGCACTTTCTAAACGTATGGAGTCACCAGAAAGTGAGGAGTTAGATTATCACGTGAAAAAAGTACCAACTATTGTTGTAGAACGCTACGGAAGAGAGGTTGGGCGTATTGTAGAAACACCATCTACAGGCTTTTTGGAACAAGATTTGTATAATTTAGTAAAGAAAAAGTAA
- a CDS encoding thioredoxin family protein, translating into MKYRYLTIGLMSATLAISSCSKNAENSASNTNDSTEIKQKLAEQEKDKLEKPYHPEDNAEEKIATLISQAQKENKNIILQAGGNWCIWCLRFNDYINKTPEIKEIIDQNYLYYHLNYSKENENKALFEKYGNPGEKYGYPVFIVLDQTGKVIHIQDSAVLEENKGYSLDKVKAFFNEWKPKNL; encoded by the coding sequence ATGAAATACCGTTATTTAACCATAGGATTGATGAGTGCCACACTCGCTATTTCATCTTGCAGCAAAAATGCAGAAAACTCAGCTAGCAATACCAATGATAGTACAGAAATTAAACAAAAACTAGCCGAACAAGAAAAGGACAAGCTAGAAAAACCTTACCACCCAGAAGATAACGCTGAGGAGAAAATTGCAACCTTAATTTCCCAAGCTCAAAAAGAGAATAAAAACATCATTCTACAAGCAGGTGGCAACTGGTGTATTTGGTGTCTTAGATTTAATGATTACATCAACAAAACACCTGAAATAAAAGAAATTATAGACCAAAATTATCTCTACTATCATTTGAATTATTCAAAAGAAAACGAGAACAAAGCTCTATTTGAAAAATATGGCAACCCTGGTGAAAAATATGGTTATCCTGTATTTATTGTTTTAGACCAAACAGGCAAGGTAATCCATATACAAGACAGTGCCGTATTAGAAGAGAACAAAGGCTACAGCCTAGATAAAGTGAAGGCATTCTTCAACGAATGGAAGCCTAAAAACCTCTAA